The window GGGCGTAGAAGTCCAGTATCGCAATCAAGTCAGCGACAAGCTGCAAGAAATGGGGTATAAAATCGACCTAAACAATACCAACGTGCGCGCTTTCCGAGATCTGCCGGGAATGTATCCCACAATTGCTTCTAAAATTGTTAAAAATGCCCCCTACGAAGAAGTAGAAGACGTTCTGGATATCCCCGGTCTTACGGAAAAACAAAAAGAATTTATACAATCCTACCTAGACCAGTTTATCGTTACAGAAATGCAAACCGAGCTAACCCAAGGTGGCGCACGCATTAACAACGGTCACTACTAGTTGGGCAATCGGTGATTAACAACCAACATTCGCTAGAACAACTCCCTTTTGTGAAATAATGTTAAGATAGGCAGCCAATCTATCGAAACATAATTTCGCAAAGGGAGATTTTTTTAGCTAGAAAATCTTGCCTACCACCAGCCTTCGTTCATTTGCCCTTTTATGGAATCTACCGAGAACCGTTCGCCCAATATTTTTGCCGCCGAAGAAGTGCCCCAATTTGACGTTCTCGTGGTTGGCGCTGGTGCTGCTGGTTTGTATGCTGCCCTGTGCTTGCCCCAACACCTGCAAGTAGCCATCATCGCCAAAGAACATCTGCCCCTGTCAGCGAGCGACTGGGCACAGGGAGGCATTGCCGCCGCCATTGCCCCCGACGATTCCCCCCAAATTCACTTGGAAGATACCCTCAAAGCCGGTGCTGGCTTGTGCGATCGCGCAGCGGTTGATTTTCTGGTACAAAAAGCCCCTGAATGCGTGCAACACCTCGCCGATTTGGGGGTAGGCTTCGACCGGCAAAACCAGGGATTTGCCCTCACCCTAGAAGCTGCCCACTCTCGCCGCCGCGTTCTCCACGCTTCCGACACCACAGGGCGTGCCGTCACCAGCACCCTTGCCCAGCGCGTGCGGGAACGAGAAAATATCCAAATTATTGCCCCTGCCCTGGCGCATCGTTTGTGGCTGCACCCCCAACAGCACTGCTGTCAGGGAATTTCCATTTTTTATGAAAATCAACTTCTGTGGCTGTCGGCACCTGTGGTAGTTCTCGCCACTGGCGGCGGCGGTCAGGTATTTGCTCGCACCACCAATCCTTCCGTCAGCACAGGCGATGGCGTAGCGATCGCTTGGCATGCCGGTGCCATGTTGCGGGATTTGGAATTTGTGCAGTTCCATCCCACAGCATTGACCAAACCAGGGGCACCCCACTTTCTCATCAGCGAAGCCGTGCGCGGCGAAGGGGCTCATTTGGTAGACAACCAAGGGCATCGTTTTGCCTTTGACTACCATCCCGACGGAGAACTCGCCCCCCGGGATGTGGTCAGCCGTGCCATTTTTTGGCATTTCCAGCGTTTGGGTCTAGACCCTGCCACCGCCAATGTCTGGTTGGATATGCGCCCCATCCCCCCGGAGCGCATTCGCCATCGCTTTCCCAATATCATCCAAGTTTGCCGACAGTGGGGGATCGATGTTTTTAACGACCCCATTCCCGTAGCGCCGGCAGCCCATTACTGGATGGGGGGCATTGCCACCGACCGCGGTGCCCGCACCTCCATGCCGGGGTTATATGCGGTGGGAGAAACCACCAGTACTGGCATTCACGGGGCCAATCGCTTGGCCAGCAATTCTTTGTTAGAATGTATTGTGTATGGGGCCGAACTGGCCCGCGTCGACGTGCCACCACCAGGTGCTATGCCACCCATGGCGATCGTTGCCACAGAAGCAAAAGTTTCCCAGTTGGAAATTCCGTCGTCACAGTGGGAAACCATCGCCAAACTGCGACAGGAAATTCCCCGTTTGGTGTGGCAAAGTGCTGGCTTGGTGCGCGATCGCGAACGTCTCACCGCCGGTATGGAACAAATAAAAACTTGGCAGCAAGAATTTACCAAGCTAGAACCGACGCAATTTTTTCAAAACCTAATTCCCGGCCAAAATATTCACTTTGCCCGTAGCGACACCATGCCCAAATTGCGTGCTTGGGGAGAGACGCAAAACTTGCTGGATGTAGCTATGTTGGTTTTACAGAGTGCTTGCTTCCGGGAAGAAAGTCGTGGTGCTCACTACAGAGAGGACTTTCCTCACCCTCGTGCAACATGGCAAAAGCATATTTCCATCCAAAACCAATGTTTGTGGACTTCTGACTCGGAAATTTCCTTCTCCTGCCGCCGCCATCCTACTGTTTAATGAGTACCAGCATCGCCGGTTTCTTCGGGACCACCATGATCTGGTGGTTCGTATTCGGAAACGGTCGTGCTTGATTCCAATGGTTGGTTTGCCAGGGCGGTGGAGAGGAGAAAATGGTTGGCAGGGGTTGCTGCAGTAGCAGGAGCTACTATGGCTAAGCTAATTGCTAATGCATTAACTAAGACAGCAACCTGATTCCAAGTGTTCATGAGGTACTTCCTCTCCTGGCAAAAAGCTACGAACTTGAAAATCGTTTCCTCTTTATATTATCCGTATTTCTACGTAAGTGTCCACAAAATGTATAGATTTGTAAATAATCGATCGCAGGAGCGCATCTGTACGCTATAGCCTTAGCCAGCACTGGGTTGTGCTAGTTTGTAGCAATTTTTCCCCTGTTTTTTAGCAGCATACATGGAATCGTCCGCCTGGTCGATGAGGGTTTCGCGATCGCGGCTGTGTAAGGGATAAATGCTAATCCCAATGCTGGGAGTAACTTGAATTTTGTGCCCTTCTAATTCGAAAGGTTCCGATATCGTCGCTTGAATTTTTTGCGCCACCCGTTCGGCATTAGCAGCTTCCCGAATCCCCGGCAAAATAGCAGTAAATTCATCACCCCCCAAACGCGCTACCGTATCGCTGCTGCGCAAACAGCGAACCAGACGCTTGGCAACAGCTTGTAACAACAAATTCCCCACGGCATGTCCTTGATTGTCGTTTACCTCTTTAAAACCATCCAAATCAATGTACAACAAAGCAACAATTTCCTCGCTGGTATCCGCCCACTGGATGGCTTGATCCAACCGTTCGTGGAACAGCACCCGATTGGGCAGCCCCGTAAGATCGTCGTGGTAAGCTTGGTGGCGCAGGCGACTTTGCGATCGCTGCAACTCTTCGTTGGAACGAGTCAACTCCGCCGCCGTACGTTTGAGTTCTTCTTCCATTTGCTTGCGTTCGGTAATATCGCGAATCACCCCCACCAAGAACACGTTGCCCGCCGCATCTCGGTGCAGCGATCGCTTGGTGGCAATAAAGCGGGTACTTCCTGTGGCATCAGTAAACTTTTCTTCGTTTTCCCGGTCTTCTCCGGATTGAAATACCAATTCGTCTTCTTGATGTAGTCGGTCGGCATCAGCAGGAGCAAAAAAATCGTATTCCGAACGGTCGATG is drawn from Geitlerinema sp. PCC 9228 and contains these coding sequences:
- the psbU gene encoding photosystem II complex extrinsic protein PsbU produces the protein MNVAVRLLSVVLLVVSCLGWLGMTGQARAGTLSDRTFLQPVLGVEVQYRNQVSDKLQEMGYKIDLNNTNVRAFRDLPGMYPTIASKIVKNAPYEEVEDVLDIPGLTEKQKEFIQSYLDQFIVTEMQTELTQGGARINNGHY
- the nadB gene encoding L-aspartate oxidase, coding for MESTENRSPNIFAAEEVPQFDVLVVGAGAAGLYAALCLPQHLQVAIIAKEHLPLSASDWAQGGIAAAIAPDDSPQIHLEDTLKAGAGLCDRAAVDFLVQKAPECVQHLADLGVGFDRQNQGFALTLEAAHSRRRVLHASDTTGRAVTSTLAQRVRERENIQIIAPALAHRLWLHPQQHCCQGISIFYENQLLWLSAPVVVLATGGGGQVFARTTNPSVSTGDGVAIAWHAGAMLRDLEFVQFHPTALTKPGAPHFLISEAVRGEGAHLVDNQGHRFAFDYHPDGELAPRDVVSRAIFWHFQRLGLDPATANVWLDMRPIPPERIRHRFPNIIQVCRQWGIDVFNDPIPVAPAAHYWMGGIATDRGARTSMPGLYAVGETTSTGIHGANRLASNSLLECIVYGAELARVDVPPPGAMPPMAIVATEAKVSQLEIPSSQWETIAKLRQEIPRLVWQSAGLVRDRERLTAGMEQIKTWQQEFTKLEPTQFFQNLIPGQNIHFARSDTMPKLRAWGETQNLLDVAMLVLQSACFREESRGAHYREDFPHPRATWQKHISIQNQCLWTSDSEISFSCRRHPTV